From the genome of Candidatus Thorarchaeota archaeon:
GGTGGAGAGACGCTCAACAAGGCTACAACAATACTTGAGGCTCTCACAGGACAGACACCGGTCCAATCAATTGCAAGACAGACAATCCGTGACTTCGGAATACGAAAGAAGGAGGCGATTGCAGTGCGCGTGACGCTCCGACATGAGAAGGCTGTCGAGTTCCTGAAGAGAGCCCTGAAGGCAAAGGACGACGCACTCCTGATCAGGAACTGGGATGAGGACGGCAACTTCGCCTTTGGAATAAGCGAACACATTGATCTGCCCGGTGTCAAGTACGACCCACAGCTCGGAGTACAGGGCATGAACATAACAGTCTGTCTGGAACGGCCCGGGTACAGAGTGAAGAGGCGGCGCAGACAGCAGTCCAAGGTTCCCTGGCGTCATAGACTGACTCCTGAGGAGAGCATGGTGTTCGTGCGAAAGGAGTTTGGTATCGAGATACTTGAGAAGGAAAGGGAACGGACCTATATGGTGTAGAGGCGAAAGACAATGAGTACGAACAAGGACAAGGGAAAGAAGCGTAAGAGCATGGGAAAGGGAAGCCGCACGTGCATACGCTGCGGAACACACCGTGCAGTCATCCGTTCCTACGGGCTCAACATATGCCGCCGCTGTTTCAGAGAGACAGCACGGAAGATGGGCTTCAAGAAGTTCCAATAGGAGGACACAGAGAATGCCGCTACTAGACCCATTGGCTGACGCGCTAACCAGCATATA
Proteins encoded in this window:
- a CDS encoding 50S ribosomal protein L5, which translates into the protein MRKPFISKVVVDMCVGGGETLNKATTILEALTGQTPVQSIARQTIRDFGIRKKEAIAVRVTLRHEKAVEFLKRALKAKDDALLIRNWDEDGNFAFGISEHIDLPGVKYDPQLGVQGMNITVCLERPGYRVKRRRRQQSKVPWRHRLTPEESMVFVRKEFGIEILEKERERTYMV
- a CDS encoding 30S ribosomal protein S14; translation: MSTNKDKGKKRKSMGKGSRTCIRCGTHRAVIRSYGLNICRRCFRETARKMGFKKFQ